DNA from Rosa rugosa chromosome 6, drRosRugo1.1, whole genome shotgun sequence:
CCCAAATCCCAAGTGGATCAAAAACCCAAATGACTCAttgtatatattatatataagcAAAACCTGTAGAGTTTCTGACCTACGGTGCTTtgctctaagagcaagttcacccgtttgGTTACCGGGTCACATATTATttactgctttttagtgtatattttcattctctgggtcacgaaatacactgtgcccgcgACCCAAGACAccaaatacactgtgcaggtcatcatggtgacccagaaagtgatccagggcacgaaatacactatACTCAGTACTCGTGACCCAGGAGGTGAAaataacactaaaaagcagtgaatagtgagTGACCCAACGAGTCAACTTACTCTAACAATCATTCTACACTATTCAACGTTAAATAATGCAGGGTACGTCCACTTTTCTTCAAAGCATTAAAAAGAGAAGACAAAGACCGGACCAAATTCCATTATTATTTGATGCCCTCTTTCTTCCTTCCTCTCTCCTCAACCCTGTCTTGTCTTCAACCTCTTTTCCTCTGTTCCTTACTGACTTTCCTACTTAACCTCATAGACCAAAAAGACCGAGTCCATTTTCAGGTCCAGTTTCAAAATGAACCAGGAAATGAATGGGGTTGAAGCTGAGAGGTATCAGAAGGAGAATCTCAGCAATGGTCATCATGTTCAGGAGAAGATAGACTATGTGTTCAAGGTGGTGGTTATTGGAGACTCAGCTGTGGGGAAGACTCAGATACTGTCGAGGTTTACTAAGAATGAGTTTTGCTTCGACTCCAAGTCTACTATTGGGGTTGAGTTTCAGACCAGGAGTGTCACTATTAAAGGAAAACTCATCAAGGCCCAGATCTGGGATACTGCTGGCCAAGAAAGGTTTGATTCATCTCtccctctctgtctctctctcattttgATCTTCAAAAGCTAGAAAGGATTTTAATGATCTCATATCTTTATGATTCATATATATCTGGTATAGATTACTGTTACTTTCACAGTTTCACTTATTAAGCGAATTCAAAATAGTTTAAGTACTGTATGACAATAATCGGGTGAAAAATGCTCGACTAGCCAAAATTGCTGACCAAATTATATTTTGGAACACATACTTTGTTAATAACTAATACACGAGATCTAGGGCGAGCACGATCTGAAACACCAACATTATTTCATTTGATGCAAAATGTATTAAGCAAATTTATGAAGTGTAACAGCACCTACATTGGATTCGAACCTGATTACTACCTAGTAAAATTCAACCTCTTCTGCATGTCCTATGTTTCAGCTATAAATGTAGCTATAACAACATATGAAAATATTATAATTATAACCGACATGCTTGCTGTAATATTAATTGATATTACTCTCAACTCAACTACGGTATATTGTGAGCTAGCAAAGTACGATATTTTATTGTAAAGTAACTTTCTTACTTGTACTCAGTCATAAAAGATCTCTTACTTGTACTAACTTTTCGAACACATGTTGGGATAtggaccgtttagtttttaactctatatgagtatatcacttctgcaaaatttcagtcaaattaaTGGTCGTTGAGGTATCGAACTATATTGAATTAATGAACGAAttaaatctgtccaacctgaacctttcatgcttataattgtaaatcacagttatgaatgtcttaacgatcatcaatttgactgaaaatttatagaagtgatctactcatataaaGCTAAGAACTGAATGGTCGAAATCCCAATATATGATCGAAAAATTAGTCTAATAAACGATCccttaaaataataaaataataataataataataataattcccCACGGGCTTGATATCCGTAGCAAGTTAATCTTtctcaatttttgttttatttgtgCCATAGATGACAGACATTCACGTTCGTAGGGTTCTGATTTTGAGTGGGTGCTGTAGTTATGAGAACATGAGTTTTGGGCCAAAGGGCTCCCTGTATTTTCTGCATCAGTAGCACCAACTGTACGTCTGTACTGTATGAATGCATTGGAACTGGATGTCACTCAGTTTGCATTGAATTGGGCCAAGAATAGTACATACTGATGGTGAGAAGAAGATGCTAAAAATAACGAGAATGTATTCAGTAAACCAACATGTTTTCGCACTAATAAGAGTAGACGGCTGAATAACATAAAGTATATTTTTTGTTATGACAAAAAAAGATTGCATGTAAATATCAACAATTGAGATCTCTTGAATCTGCTAGTTCACTTGAGATCTCTTGAATCTGCTAGTTCACTTGCATCAGCGGTATATAGAAGAATTTCTAAAAAATAACTTGCAATAAACATTTCGTTAACATAACATGCGAGATTATTTGATCACAGGTATCGAGCTGTTACAAGTGCCTATTACAGAGGTGCACTCGGGGCAATGCTGGTATACGACATCACCAAGAGGCCGACGTTCGATCATGTGGCTAGGTGGGTCGAGGAGCTCCGGGCACATGCGGACAGCTCGATCGTGATCATGCTGATCGGGAACAAGGCTGATCTCGGCGATCAGAGGAATGTTCCGACTGAAGATGCAGTCGAGTTTGCCGAGGAGCAAGAGCTGTTCTTCTCTGAGACATCGGCCTTCAGCGGCAACAATGTGGACAGTGCATTCTTTAGGGTACTAGAGGAGATATACAGTAGAGTGACGTCTAAAAAAGCACTGGAATGTGGGAATGGGAAGAAACCCATTGATGGGATTGGAGCAAAAATTGATGTCATTTCTGGGTCTGATTTGGAAATTAGCGAGATGAAGAAGTTGTCTGCTTGCTCTTGTTGATCCAGTTCCTTGTTCTTATAAGAACCGATTATCAAGGAGCGATATATGCATGTACTACTTTTTTGTGTTATTATCTTGGACTATGGACAATTCTACTGTGGCAGGCAGTGGCATATTTTTTTACTAGATTCTTATTGCCATGCACAGAAAGTACTAGTACTAAAGTATTTGAACTATAAACCGTAGGATGAAgcatttttatgttgcttacaAGTTTAGTTGTATGGGATTAGGATGTAGTATGATTGTAAGCATGATATATCTAGTTATTTGAATCTATGAGCCGAGTGATAAGCATGTTTTGATTTATATAAGGAGACTTTCCACTAGGTGAGATAATTGTTAGTGATTAATTAGTGTACAATGAGAGTTTGATCAGACTATACATACTTATTTAGTCACCCACATGGCAGATATATCATTGATCGTAAATAGATGAATAATGAGTTACGCCAGATGTTGTCATCCTAACATTCCAAATTATAAATTAATTGATGATTTTTAGGACTTAGACGCCTTATTACAATCACCAAAGCAATTCGTTGTTAAAATTCTATTATCTCTAATAATGTCATTCATTCGATAACCATAAAATAAGAACCACAAAAAATGTGTTTAGTTTTTATATCTAACATTTATATAACAATTTTGACGTATTTTATAAtgaaccacgtggtgtggtgtgttggtcgaacggcctagtctggaactcAATCCTTTggattcgtgcgtctgcggtgcagtggattagtctggctttgcctcgctttcgccgcaatgtcggtgcaggtgtcctgacgctgggataccactgcatgggtgtatgagaactttttttttttttttttatcaggtagttagctgtacagctaactacctgataaaaaaaaaagttcttttcAGAATCTCATGTTAATTATCGCATTGTCATATCTATAAGTGTTATTCAAAACCCACAATATGGAGGTTTTATATTCTCAAAAGAATTGGATATTTCCATTATGATTCATATTCA
Protein-coding regions in this window:
- the LOC133717964 gene encoding ras-related protein RABA3: MNQEMNGVEAERYQKENLSNGHHVQEKIDYVFKVVVIGDSAVGKTQILSRFTKNEFCFDSKSTIGVEFQTRSVTIKGKLIKAQIWDTAGQERYRAVTSAYYRGALGAMLVYDITKRPTFDHVARWVEELRAHADSSIVIMLIGNKADLGDQRNVPTEDAVEFAEEQELFFSETSAFSGNNVDSAFFRVLEEIYSRVTSKKALECGNGKKPIDGIGAKIDVISGSDLEISEMKKLSACSC